The genome window ACGGAGGACAAACGCTGGGTATGAAAGCCTGGAAAATACGCCTGATCGGCAGCGACGGTTCTCAGGTCGGCTGGTTCCAAAGCGCCATCCGTTTCATCGCAGCGTTACTCTCGGCGAGCGCATTCGGTTTAGGCTTCCTGTGGGCGCTATTCGACCGGCAGGCGCAGTGCTGGCATGACATCGTATCCGGAACGAAACTGGTGAGGATAGAGAGGCTACCGCAAACGAAGCAACCCGTAGATAGCTCCGGCAAGAACCGTTAAAGTCGGCAATGTTGCGGTAAAAACCGGATTGACCTCATAAACCAGACCCAA of Candidatus Methylospira mobilis contains these proteins:
- a CDS encoding RDD family protein is translated as MKDSKTTHAGLLLLRLGALLYDAVLLCAILFAATGLLMTILHKQTPFDTHARLYHIGLLLLCFLFFGYCWTHGGQTLGMKAWKIRLIGSDGSQVGWFQSAIRFIAALLSASAFGLGFLWALFDRQAQCWHDIVSGTKLVRIERLPQTKQPVDSSGKNR